One genomic segment of Burkholderiaceae bacterium includes these proteins:
- a CDS encoding MFS transporter: protein MSAASTPVPSADFNDRPGPLLLVTIALVGVFAFLQVYSVQSILPELQRDLHATVVEIGRAVGATVLGVALVSPLMGMVSDALGRKALVVVSVFALALPTAAMIGVQTVHGLTVWRFVQGLAVPGVTVVAIAYIGEEFRAAAMVRVMTLYITGSVLGGFLGRFLLGHLTDHMSWRAAFGVMAVLNVAGGVLVWRVLPPSRHFVADRRVASTLATLMALLRHPALQAAGALGFTALFAQVGMFTFVNFHLAAAPYRFSAAALANVFAVYLIGVVVTPLAGRWIPRLGARRTIQLSVGLAALGVLATLLPSVAGIVTGLALASCGTFITQSATLSYIAYRIDHGRSLASGLYYTAYYTGGFCGAWLGGVAYAHGGWSGTVALLLATQALGWWVAWRFMAAPASARA from the coding sequence ATGTCCGCTGCTTCCACGCCTGTCCCGTCCGCCGACTTCAACGACCGCCCCGGTCCGCTGCTGCTGGTGACCATCGCGCTGGTCGGCGTGTTTGCCTTCCTGCAGGTGTATTCGGTGCAATCCATCCTGCCCGAGCTGCAGCGCGACCTGCACGCTACGGTGGTCGAGATCGGCCGCGCCGTGGGGGCCACGGTGCTGGGGGTGGCGCTGGTGTCGCCGCTGATGGGCATGGTGTCGGACGCGCTGGGACGCAAGGCGCTGGTGGTGGTCTCGGTGTTCGCGCTGGCGCTGCCCACGGCGGCCATGATCGGCGTGCAGACGGTGCATGGCCTGACGGTGTGGCGCTTCGTGCAGGGCCTGGCGGTGCCGGGCGTGACGGTGGTGGCCATCGCCTACATCGGCGAGGAGTTCCGCGCCGCGGCGATGGTGCGGGTGATGACGCTGTACATCACCGGCAGCGTGCTGGGCGGCTTTCTGGGGCGCTTTCTGCTGGGGCACCTGACCGACCACATGTCCTGGCGCGCGGCCTTCGGCGTGATGGCGGTGCTCAACGTGGCGGGCGGGGTGCTGGTGTGGCGCGTGCTGCCGCCGTCGCGCCACTTCGTGGCCGATCGGCGGGTGGCCAGCACCCTGGCCACGCTGATGGCGCTGCTGCGCCATCCGGCGCTGCAGGCGGCGGGGGCGCTGGGCTTTACCGCGCTGTTTGCGCAGGTGGGCATGTTTACCTTCGTCAACTTTCACCTGGCGGCGGCGCCCTATCGCTTCAGCGCGGCCGCCCTGGCCAACGTGTTCGCGGTCTACCTGATCGGGGTGGTGGTCACGCCGCTGGCGGGACGCTGGATTCCGCGCCTGGGCGCGCGGCGCACCATCCAGCTGTCGGTGGGGCTGGCGGCCCTGGGGGTGCTGGCGACGCTGCTGCCCTCGGTGGCGGGCATCGTGACCGGACTGGCGCTGGCGTCCTGCGGCACGTTCATCACGCAGTCGGCCACGCTCAGCTACATCGCCTACCGCATCGACCACGGCCGCTCGCTGGCCAGCGGCCTGTACTACACCGCCTACTACACCGGCGGTTTTTGCGGCGCCTGGCTGGGCGGCGTGGCCTATGCCCACGGTGGCTGGTCGGGCACGGTGGCCTTGCTGCTGGCCACGCAGGCGCTGGGCTGGTGGGTGGCCTGGCGCTTCATGGCGGCGCCGGCCTCGGCCCGGGCCTGA
- the mutS gene encoding DNA mismatch repair protein MutS, protein MNATDLSAHTPMMAQYLRLKADFPDTLLFYRMGDFYEMFYQDAERAAALLDITLTARGQSAGQPIPMAGVPFHSVDGYLARLIRLGESVAICEQVGDVATAKGPVERKVVRVVTPGTLTDSELMSDKSESLLLAVHAGARGRAGLAWLAVTQGRVQLAECALDELPAWLERIAPSELLLAQDATPAFEQRLAGTRAALTHRPAFQFDAALGRRKLLQQLQAASLAAWGADGLPQAHAAAAALLTYAEHTQGRALTHVRALAVERAGEQIELPASTRRNLELVQTLRGEDAPTLFSLLDTCLTGMGSRCLRRWLLAPARARAAAQARHQAIAALREGGLAGQLRAQLKGTSDVERITARLALGQVRPRELVALRQTLQKQELFALFSRGPEALLTLISGDLAPPEAATQLLQAALLAEPAALVREGGVIAPGLDAELDELRGIAENCDAFLLELEARERTRTGIANLRVQFNKVHGFYIEVSAGQAAKVPDDYRRRQTLKNAERFITPELKAFEDKALSAQERALAREKWLYEQLLAQLQPHVPQLTRFAGALAALDALCALAERSLTLGWCAPTFVREPCIEIRGGRHPVVEARLQETTGQPFIANDTLLGPKARMQVITGPNMGGKSTYMRQVALIALLASMGSYVPAQSCRLGPIDAIHTRIGAADDLANAQSTFMLEMTEAAQILHTATGESLVLMDEIGRGTSTFDGLALASGIAAHLHDKVQAFTLFATHYFELTEFPATHHAAFNVHVAAAENGHDIVFLHELQPGPASRSYGIQVARLAGVPAAVVNHARHALAQLEQGAAAHQAQVDLFAPPPPGSAPPEPSAVEAALAAIDPDALSPREALEALYELKRRSADPGAAH, encoded by the coding sequence ATGAACGCCACCGACCTGTCCGCCCACACCCCCATGATGGCGCAATACCTGCGCCTGAAAGCCGACTTCCCCGACACCCTGCTGTTCTACCGCATGGGTGACTTCTACGAGATGTTCTACCAGGATGCCGAGCGTGCCGCGGCCCTGCTGGACATCACGCTCACCGCGCGCGGGCAGTCGGCCGGCCAGCCGATCCCGATGGCGGGCGTGCCCTTCCACTCGGTGGATGGCTATCTGGCGCGCCTGATCAGGCTGGGTGAGTCGGTGGCGATCTGCGAGCAGGTGGGCGACGTGGCCACCGCCAAGGGGCCGGTCGAGCGCAAGGTGGTGCGCGTGGTCACCCCGGGCACGCTAACCGACAGCGAGCTGATGAGCGACAAGAGCGAATCGCTGCTGCTGGCCGTGCACGCCGGCGCGCGCGGCCGCGCCGGCCTGGCCTGGCTGGCCGTCACCCAGGGCCGGGTGCAGCTGGCCGAATGCGCGCTGGACGAGCTGCCTGCCTGGCTGGAACGCATCGCCCCCAGCGAGCTGCTGCTGGCGCAAGACGCCACGCCCGCCTTCGAGCAGCGCCTGGCCGGCACGCGCGCCGCGCTGACCCACCGCCCGGCCTTCCAGTTCGACGCCGCGCTGGGCCGCCGCAAGCTGCTGCAACAGCTGCAGGCCGCCAGCCTGGCCGCCTGGGGCGCCGACGGCCTGCCGCAGGCGCACGCCGCCGCCGCCGCCCTGCTGACCTACGCCGAGCACACGCAGGGCCGCGCGCTGACGCACGTGCGGGCGCTGGCGGTGGAGCGCGCCGGCGAGCAGATCGAGCTGCCCGCCAGCACGCGCCGCAACCTGGAGCTGGTGCAGACCCTGCGCGGCGAAGACGCGCCCACCCTGTTCTCGCTGCTCGACACCTGCCTGACCGGCATGGGCAGCCGCTGCCTCAGGCGCTGGCTGCTGGCGCCCGCGCGCGCGCGCGCCGCCGCCCAGGCCCGCCACCAAGCCATCGCCGCGCTGCGCGAAGGCGGCCTGGCCGGGCAGCTGCGCGCCCAACTCAAGGGCACCAGCGACGTGGAGCGCATCACCGCGCGCCTGGCGCTGGGCCAGGTGCGTCCGCGCGAGCTGGTGGCCTTGCGCCAGACACTACAAAAACAAGAGCTGTTTGCTCTTTTTTCACGCGGGCCAGAGGCACTTTTGACCTTGATTTCGGGTGACCTGGCGCCGCCCGAGGCCGCCACGCAGCTGCTGCAGGCCGCCCTGCTGGCCGAGCCTGCCGCGCTGGTGCGCGAAGGCGGCGTGATCGCCCCCGGCCTGGACGCCGAGCTGGACGAGCTGCGCGGCATCGCCGAGAACTGCGACGCCTTTCTGCTGGAGCTGGAAGCGCGCGAGCGCACGCGCACCGGCATCGCCAACCTGCGTGTGCAGTTCAACAAGGTGCACGGCTTCTACATCGAGGTCAGCGCCGGCCAGGCCGCCAAGGTGCCGGACGACTACCGCCGGCGCCAGACGCTGAAGAACGCCGAGCGCTTCATCACGCCCGAGCTCAAGGCCTTCGAGGACAAGGCGCTGTCGGCGCAGGAGCGCGCGCTAGCGCGCGAGAAGTGGCTGTACGAGCAGCTGCTGGCCCAGCTGCAGCCGCACGTGCCCCAGCTCACGCGCTTTGCCGGTGCCCTGGCCGCGCTCGACGCCCTGTGCGCGCTGGCCGAGCGCTCGCTGACGCTGGGCTGGTGCGCGCCCACCTTCGTGCGCGAACCCTGCATCGAAATCCGCGGCGGGCGCCACCCCGTGGTCGAGGCGCGCCTGCAGGAGACCACCGGCCAGCCCTTCATCGCCAACGACACGCTGCTGGGCCCCAAGGCGCGCATGCAGGTCATCACCGGCCCCAACATGGGCGGCAAGAGCACCTACATGCGCCAGGTGGCACTGATCGCGCTGCTGGCCAGCATGGGCAGCTACGTGCCCGCGCAAAGCTGCCGCCTGGGGCCCATCGACGCCATCCACACCCGCATCGGCGCCGCCGACGACCTGGCCAACGCGCAGTCCACCTTCATGCTGGAGATGACCGAGGCGGCGCAGATCCTGCACACCGCCACGGGCGAGTCGCTGGTGCTGATGGACGAGATCGGCCGCGGCACCAGCACCTTCGACGGCCTGGCGCTGGCCTCGGGCATCGCCGCGCACCTGCACGACAAGGTGCAGGCCTTCACGCTGTTTGCCACCCACTACTTCGAGCTGACCGAGTTTCCGGCCACGCACCACGCGGCCTTCAACGTGCACGTGGCGGCGGCCGAGAACGGCCACGACATCGTCTTCCTGCACGAGCTGCAGCCGGGCCCCGCCAGCCGCAGCTACGGCATCCAGGTGGCGCGCCTGGCCGGCGTGCCCGCCGCCGTCGTCAACCACGCGCGCCACGCGCTGGCGCAGCTGGAGCAAGGCGCCGCCGCGCACCAGGCCCAGGTCGATCTGTTCGCGCCGCCACCGCCGGGCAGTGCACCCCCCGAACCCAGCGCGGTGGAAGCCGCCCTGGCCGCCATCGACCCGGATGCACTCAGCCCGCGCGAGGCGCTGGAGGCGCTGTATGAGCTGAAACGGCGGTCGGCAGACCCCGGCGCGGCCCATTGA
- the dbpA gene encoding ATP-dependent RNA helicase DbpA, with translation MTTSLTPAPLASPGTAATSFAGLPLTPATQANLQQLGYLEMTPIQAASLPLALQGRDLIAQAKTGSGKTAAFALALLARLNARRFAVQALVLCPTRELAEQVAAEVRRLARAEDNIKVVTLCGGSPLRGQAASLEHGAHIAVGTPGRVLDHLFRETLNLDALNTLVLDEADRMLDMGFHDDMVKVMRQCPKDRQTLLFSATYPEDIARLARQFMRDAQTVKVDVRHASQHIRELFFEVAPAERLPAVARLLAHFRPESTLAFCNTRQQCRALVELLQAQGFDALALHGELEQRERDQVLVQFANRSCSVLVATDVAARGLDITQLAAVINVDISPDPEVHVHRIGRTGRAGEAGLALSLAAMDDMGRIGRIEQFTGQPSQWQGVDTLTPAPGAPLRAPMTTLQIVGGRKEKIRPGDVLGALTGEAGFTREQVGKIQVMEYATYVAVARDIGEAALARLNAGRIKGKKVNVRPVGKA, from the coding sequence ATGACCACTTCTTTGACCCCGGCGCCGCTCGCGTCCCCTGGCACCGCCGCGACATCGTTTGCCGGCCTGCCGCTCACGCCCGCCACCCAGGCCAATTTGCAGCAGCTGGGTTATCTGGAAATGACCCCGATCCAGGCGGCCAGCCTGCCGCTGGCGCTGCAGGGGCGGGACTTGATCGCTCAGGCCAAGACCGGCAGCGGCAAGACGGCGGCCTTTGCGCTGGCCTTGCTGGCCCGCCTGAATGCGCGCCGCTTTGCGGTGCAGGCGCTGGTGCTGTGCCCCACGCGCGAACTGGCCGAGCAGGTGGCGGCCGAGGTGCGGCGCCTGGCGCGGGCCGAGGACAACATCAAGGTGGTCACCCTGTGCGGCGGCAGCCCGCTGCGCGGCCAGGCGGCGAGCCTGGAGCACGGCGCCCACATCGCCGTCGGCACGCCGGGGCGCGTGCTCGATCACCTGTTTCGCGAGACCCTGAACCTCGACGCACTCAATACCCTGGTGCTGGACGAGGCCGACCGCATGCTGGACATGGGCTTTCACGACGACATGGTGAAGGTCATGCGCCAGTGCCCGAAGGATCGGCAGACGCTGCTGTTCTCGGCCACCTACCCCGAGGACATCGCGCGGCTGGCGCGGCAGTTCATGCGCGACGCGCAGACCGTGAAGGTGGACGTGCGGCACGCCAGCCAGCACATACGCGAGCTGTTTTTCGAGGTGGCGCCCGCCGAGCGCCTGCCCGCCGTGGCCCGGCTGCTGGCGCATTTTCGGCCCGAGAGCACGCTGGCCTTCTGCAACACGCGCCAGCAGTGCCGCGCCCTGGTGGAGCTGCTGCAGGCCCAAGGTTTTGATGCACTGGCGCTGCACGGCGAGCTGGAGCAGCGCGAGCGCGACCAGGTGCTGGTGCAGTTTGCCAACCGCAGCTGCTCGGTGCTGGTGGCCACCGACGTGGCGGCGCGCGGGCTGGACATCACGCAGCTGGCCGCGGTGATCAACGTGGACATCAGCCCCGACCCCGAGGTGCATGTGCACCGCATCGGCCGCACCGGGCGCGCGGGCGAGGCTGGCCTGGCGCTCAGCCTGGCGGCCATGGACGACATGGGCCGCATCGGCCGCATCGAGCAGTTCACCGGGCAGCCGTCGCAGTGGCAGGGCGTGGACACGCTCACGCCAGCGCCCGGGGCGCCCCTGCGCGCACCCATGACCACGCTGCAGATCGTGGGCGGGCGCAAGGAAAAGATCCGCCCCGGCGACGTGCTGGGCGCGCTGACGGGCGAGGCCGGCTTCACGCGCGAGCAGGTGGGCAAGATTCAGGTGATGGAGTACGCAACCTACGTGGCCGTGGCGCGCGACATTGGCGAGGCGGCGCTGGCGCGGCTGAACGCTGGGCGTATCAAGGGCAAGAAGGTGAACGTGCGGCCGGTGGGGAAGGCGTAG
- a CDS encoding alpha/beta hydrolase, with product MPSIVFSHGNSFPASTYGVMLDSLRQRGWAVTAIEKFGHDPRYPVTDNWPHLVQQLADFAAAQKKADQGQAPILLGHSLGGILSLMCAAQRPELARAVVMLDSPVLGGWRASAVHVVKRTALMQRLSPAQISRRRRDQWDDREAVYQHFAGKKVFARWDPQVLHDYVNHGTVDAEGTWRLAFDREVESRIYETIPHNLGHLLHRHPLKCPLAFVGALQSAEMKQVGGTDNTARLAKGRVTMIDGTHLFPMEKPLAAAAAVEAHLRGLGLA from the coding sequence ATGCCCTCCATCGTCTTCTCCCACGGCAACAGCTTTCCGGCCAGCACCTACGGCGTGATGCTGGACAGCCTGCGCCAGCGTGGCTGGGCCGTGACCGCCATCGAAAAATTCGGCCACGACCCGCGCTACCCCGTCACCGACAACTGGCCGCACCTGGTGCAGCAGCTGGCCGACTTTGCCGCCGCGCAGAAAAAGGCCGACCAGGGCCAGGCCCCCATCCTGCTGGGCCATTCGCTGGGCGGCATCCTGAGCCTGATGTGCGCCGCGCAACGCCCCGAGCTGGCGCGCGCCGTGGTCATGCTCGACTCGCCCGTGCTGGGCGGCTGGCGTGCCAGCGCGGTGCACGTGGTCAAGCGCACCGCGCTGATGCAGCGCCTGTCGCCAGCGCAGATCAGCCGCCGCCGGCGCGACCAGTGGGACGACCGCGAAGCCGTATACCAGCACTTTGCCGGCAAAAAAGTGTTTGCCCGCTGGGACCCGCAGGTGCTGCACGACTACGTGAACCACGGCACGGTCGACGCCGAGGGCACCTGGCGCCTGGCCTTCGACCGCGAAGTCGAGTCGCGCATCTACGAAACCATACCCCACAACCTGGGCCACCTGCTGCACCGCCACCCGCTCAAATGCCCGCTGGCCTTCGTCGGCGCCCTGCAGTCGGCCGAGATGAAGCAGGTGGGCGGCACGGACAACACGGCCCGCCTGGCCAAGGGCCGCGTGACGATGATCGACGGCACGCACCTGTTCCCGATGGAAAAGCCCCTGGCCGCGGCCGCGGCCGTCGAGGCGCACCTGCGCGGGCTGGGTCTGGCCTGA
- a CDS encoding serine hydrolase, producing the protein MRIFKKIILGILALLVLAGVAGWFSLDKETRGLIATFPTNRDLLFWNEAQRDAAFRAMDRIPLLAKWHTALPGPVPRPLPTGAPIKLPLDVDAYLKAQHGAALLIVQGGKLRLERYGLGFDGSGRWTSFSVAKSFTSTLVGAALKDGLIKSMDDKVSDYIADMKGSAYDDVSVRQLLTMTSGVAWNEDYGDPKSDVARFNNHVPEPGVDALVSYMRKLPRAAPAGTRWNYSTGETNLVGVMLMAAIKKPLAEYLQEKIWQPVGMEQKATWLLSKTGKEISGCCLQAALRDYARFGQFILEGAKVGGEPLVPEGWLQQATTKQADIHEPGRGYGYQWWTYDDGSFSARGIFGQGVFIDPKRQLVIVTLSDWAKAGAANNPQSQQREAMYKTVQKAVDDESAAR; encoded by the coding sequence GTGAGAATCTTCAAGAAAATCATCCTGGGCATCCTGGCCCTGCTGGTGCTGGCCGGCGTGGCCGGCTGGTTCAGCCTGGACAAGGAAACGCGCGGCCTGATCGCCACCTTTCCGACCAACCGCGACCTGCTGTTCTGGAACGAGGCGCAGCGCGATGCGGCGTTTCGCGCCATGGACCGTATCCCGCTGCTGGCCAAGTGGCACACCGCGCTGCCGGGGCCGGTGCCGCGCCCCCTGCCCACCGGCGCGCCGATCAAGCTGCCGCTGGACGTGGACGCCTACCTGAAGGCGCAGCACGGCGCGGCCCTGCTCATCGTGCAGGGCGGCAAGCTGCGGCTGGAGCGCTATGGCCTGGGCTTTGACGGCAGCGGGCGCTGGACCAGCTTTTCGGTCGCCAAGTCCTTCACCTCCACCCTGGTGGGCGCGGCGCTGAAGGACGGGCTGATCAAGAGCATGGACGACAAGGTGAGCGACTACATCGCCGACATGAAGGGCTCGGCCTACGACGACGTCAGCGTGCGCCAGCTGCTCACCATGACCTCGGGCGTGGCCTGGAACGAGGACTATGGCGATCCCAAGTCGGACGTGGCGCGCTTCAACAACCACGTGCCCGAGCCGGGCGTGGACGCGCTGGTCAGCTACATGCGCAAGCTGCCGCGCGCGGCGCCCGCCGGCACGCGCTGGAACTACAGCACCGGCGAGACCAACCTGGTGGGCGTGATGCTGATGGCCGCCATCAAGAAGCCGCTGGCCGAGTACCTGCAGGAAAAAATCTGGCAGCCCGTGGGCATGGAGCAGAAAGCCACCTGGCTGCTGTCCAAGACCGGCAAGGAGATCAGCGGCTGCTGCCTGCAGGCCGCCCTGCGCGACTACGCGCGCTTTGGCCAGTTCATCCTGGAAGGCGCCAAGGTGGGCGGCGAGCCGCTGGTGCCCGAGGGCTGGCTGCAGCAGGCCACCACCAAGCAGGCCGATATCCACGAGCCCGGTCGCGGCTATGGCTACCAGTGGTGGACGTACGACGACGGCAGCTTCTCGGCCCGCGGCATCTTCGGCCAGGGCGTCTTCATCGACCCCAAGCGCCAATTGGTGATTGTCACCCTGTCCGACTGGGCCAAGGCGGGCGCGGCCAACAACCCGCAGTCGCAGCAGCGCGAGGCCATGTACAAAACGGTGCAAAAAGCGGTCGACGACGAGTCCGCGGCGCGCTGA
- a CDS encoding methyltransferase domain-containing protein, which yields MSDSVHAAARQGYEKQAAAYARGRPDYPPALQAWLQTALGLGPGRVVADVGAGTGKFTPLLAATGADVIAIEPVDAMRAQIVARQPTVRALPGTAQALGLPGASLDAIVCAQAFHWFADRAALDEFARVLKPGARLGLVWNVRDESVDWVAALTRIMTPYEGDAPRFYKGSWREVFPHPAFGPLQESVFEHVHEGPPEQVIVDRVMSVSFIAALPASEQARVRARIEALIESHPALRGQAMVRFPYHTRAFACMRR from the coding sequence ATGTCCGACTCCGTGCATGCCGCCGCGCGGCAGGGTTATGAAAAACAGGCCGCCGCCTACGCCCGCGGGCGGCCCGACTATCCGCCCGCGCTGCAAGCGTGGCTGCAAACGGCCCTGGGCCTGGGCCCCGGCCGGGTGGTGGCCGACGTGGGCGCGGGCACCGGCAAGTTCACGCCGCTGCTGGCGGCCACCGGCGCCGACGTGATCGCCATCGAGCCGGTGGACGCCATGCGCGCGCAGATCGTCGCGCGCCAACCAACGGTACGCGCCCTGCCCGGCACCGCGCAGGCGCTGGGCCTGCCGGGCGCATCGCTGGACGCCATCGTCTGCGCGCAGGCCTTCCACTGGTTTGCCGACCGCGCCGCGCTGGACGAATTTGCCCGCGTGCTCAAGCCCGGCGCCCGCCTGGGCCTGGTGTGGAACGTGCGCGACGAGTCAGTGGACTGGGTGGCCGCGCTCACCCGCATCATGACCCCCTACGAGGGCGACGCGCCGCGCTTTTACAAGGGCAGCTGGCGCGAGGTTTTTCCGCACCCGGCCTTCGGGCCGCTACAGGAGAGCGTGTTCGAGCACGTGCACGAAGGCCCGCCCGAGCAGGTCATCGTGGACCGCGTCATGTCGGTCAGCTTCATCGCCGCGCTGCCGGCCAGCGAGCAGGCGCGGGTGCGCGCGCGGATCGAGGCGCTGATCGAAAGCCACCCGGCGCTGCGCGGGCAGGCCATGGTGCGCTTTCCGTATCACACGCGGGCGTTCGCCTGTATGCGGCGCTGA